One window of the Choristoneura fumiferana chromosome 18, NRCan_CFum_1, whole genome shotgun sequence genome contains the following:
- the LOC141438297 gene encoding double-stranded RNA-binding protein Staufen homolog 2-like isoform X3, with amino-acid sequence MCLVNELARYNKIKHQYRLTSETGPAHKKVFTVTLRLGDTEEYTAEGSSIKRAQHSAASGALSATQFPPPPPRAPPAHAPNHAHQRHSGEKTPWFTVNKIPQARSGAVMPTVELNALAMKLCQPAIYTSIPPVAAPPRAAARRPPPFRASPVLPAPYQRVLAPALLYRVRVCVGDRAWLGEGGTPPAPPQPATPNGDAGSDIMNSEVKSPVSLVHELALKRNLTVQFTVKSERGPPHMRVFITVCTVGEMETEGEGNGKKVSKRRAAERMLEEMRRRWPPALLRARPHERRRAPPAKKKPRNLIKEGGGAAEAGGADNPISRLACARHAARARSPQYRVLEERGAARRREFLVQCDAPPHRATGLGPNKKTAKRRAAHNVLLAMEMNGGTEGAAPAAPPDAAVPTDAAAAPGAAEPKRKEGEGGAAEVRQPVPGVLMMDYHSRSGQPPPPNGVSEGSATGGAGGSSPGAKDQLMYLAQLLGFTVQFSDFPKRNHGEYLSLVSLSTEPPVMCHGGGPSTQHSHEQCARAALRALALMGLDAEPNAHAHTAQAPSGLPGAAAKPAISSGGAE; translated from the exons ATGTGCCTGGTCAATGAACTGGCCAGGTACAATAAG ATTAAGCACCAATATCGCCTCACATCAGAGACAGGACCAGCTCACAAAAAAGTATTCACAGTAACACTCCGCCTGGGTGATACTGAAGAATACACAGCTGAG GGTTCGTCAATAAAGCGCGCGCAGCACTCGGCGGCGAGCGGCGCGCTGTCCGCGACCCAGttcccgccgccgccgccgcgcgcgccgcccgcgcacgcGCCCAACCACGCGCACCAGCGACACTCAGGTGAAAAAACACCTTGGTTCACGGTCAATAAAATACCACAAGCTCGTAGCG GCGCGGTGATGCCGACAGTGGAGCTGAATGCCCTAGCCATGAAGCTGTGCCAGCCGGCGATCTACACGTCGATCCCGCCGGTGGCGGCGCCGCCCCgcgcggccgcgcgccgcccgcccccgTTCCGCGCCTCGCCCGTGCTGCCCGCGCCCTACCAGCGAGTGCTGGCGCCCGCGCTGCTCTACCGCGTTAGAGTGTGCGTGGGAGACAG GGCGTGGCTGGGCGAGGGCGGCACGCCGC ccgcgccgccgcagcCCGCCACACCCAACG GCGACGCGGGTTCGGACATTATGAACTCGGAGGTGAAGTCGCCTGTGTCACTGGTACATGAGCTGGCGCTAAAGCGGAATCTCACCGTGCAGTTCACCGTCAAGTCCGAACGCGGTCCGCCACACATGCGG GTGTTCATAACAGTGTGCACGGTGGGCGAGATGGAGACGGAGGGCGAGGGCAACGGCAAGAAGGTGTCCAAGCGTCGCGCGGCCGAGCGCATGCTGGAGGAGATGCGCCGGCGCTGGCCGCCCGCGCTGCTGCGGGCGCGGCCCCACGAGcgacgccgcgcgccgcccgccaaGAAGAAACCACGGAACCTAATCAAG GAGGGCGGCGGGGCGGCGGAGGCGGGCGGCGCGGACAACCCGATCTCGCGGCTGGCGTGCGCGCGGCACGCGGCACGCGCGCGCTCCCCGCAGTACCGCGTGCTGGAGgagcgcggcgccgcgcgccggAGGGAGTTCCTCGTGCAGTGCGACGCGCCGCCGCACCGCGCCACCGGCCTCGGGCCCAACAAGAAGACGGCCAAGCGGCGCGCCGCCCACA ACGTGTTACTAGCTATGGAGATGAACGGCGGCACGGAGGGGGCcgcgccggccgcgccgccGGACGCCGCCGTGCCCAccgacgccgccgccgcacccGGCGCCGCTGAACCCAAACGAAAG GAAGGCGAGGGTGGAGCCGCGGAGGTGCGGCAGCCGGTTCCCGGCGTGCTCATGATGGACTACCACTCGCGCTCCGGGCAGCCGCCACCGCCTAACG GCGTAAGTGAAGGCAGCGCGAcgggcggcgccggcggcaGCAGCCCCGGCGCCAAGGACCAGCTGATGTATCTCGCGCAGCTTCTCGGCTTCACTGTGCAGTTCTCTGACTTCCCCAAG CGCAACCACGGCGAGTACCTGTCGCTGGTGTCGCTGTCGACGGAGCCGCCGGTGATGTGCCACGGCGGCGGCCCCTCCACGCAGCACTCGCACGAGcagtgcgcgcgcgccgcgctccgcGCCCTCGCGCTCATGGGGCTCGACGCAGAGCCCAACGCGCACGCGCACACTGCACA GGCCCCGAGCGGGCTGCCGGGCGCCGCTGCGAAGCCCGCCATCAGCAGCGGCGGCGCCGAGTGA
- the LOC141438297 gene encoding double-stranded RNA-binding protein Staufen homolog 2-like isoform X2, whose protein sequence is MCLVNELARYNKIKHQYRLTSETGPAHKKVFTVTLRLGDTEEYTAEGSSIKRAQHSAASGALSATQFPPPPPRAPPAHAPNHAHQRHSGAVMPTVELNALAMKLCQPAIYTSIPPVAAPPRAAARRPPPFRASPVLPAPYQRVLAPALLYRVRVCVGDRAWLGEGGTPQAARHDAAARALHELRPPPDAPPPAPPQPATPNGDAGSDIMNSEVKSPVSLVHELALKRNLTVQFTVKSERGPPHMRVFITVCTVGEMETEGEGNGKKVSKRRAAERMLEEMRRRWPPALLRARPHERRRAPPAKKKPRNLIKEGGGAAEAGGADNPISRLACARHAARARSPQYRVLEERGAARRREFLVQCDAPPHRATGLGPNKKTAKRRAAHNVLLAMEMNGGTEGAAPAAPPDAAVPTDAAAAPGAAEPKRKEGEGGAAEVRQPVPGVLMMDYHSRSGQPPPPNGVSEGSATGGAGGSSPGAKDQLMYLAQLLGFTVQFSDFPKRNHGEYLSLVSLSTEPPVMCHGGGPSTQHSHEQCARAALRALALMGLDAEPNAHAHTAQAPSGLPGAAAKPAISSGGAE, encoded by the exons ATGTGCCTGGTCAATGAACTGGCCAGGTACAATAAG ATTAAGCACCAATATCGCCTCACATCAGAGACAGGACCAGCTCACAAAAAAGTATTCACAGTAACACTCCGCCTGGGTGATACTGAAGAATACACAGCTGAG GGTTCGTCAATAAAGCGCGCGCAGCACTCGGCGGCGAGCGGCGCGCTGTCCGCGACCCAGttcccgccgccgccgccgcgcgcgccgcccgcgcacgcGCCCAACCACGCGCACCAGCGACACTCAG GCGCGGTGATGCCGACAGTGGAGCTGAATGCCCTAGCCATGAAGCTGTGCCAGCCGGCGATCTACACGTCGATCCCGCCGGTGGCGGCGCCGCCCCgcgcggccgcgcgccgcccgcccccgTTCCGCGCCTCGCCCGTGCTGCCCGCGCCCTACCAGCGAGTGCTGGCGCCCGCGCTGCTCTACCGCGTTAGAGTGTGCGTGGGAGACAG GGCGTGGCTGGGCGAGGGCGGCACGCCGCAGGCGGCGCGGCAcgacgcggcggcgcgcgcgctgcacgAGCTGCGGCCGCCGCCcgacgcgccgccgcccgcgccgccgcagcCCGCCACACCCAACG GCGACGCGGGTTCGGACATTATGAACTCGGAGGTGAAGTCGCCTGTGTCACTGGTACATGAGCTGGCGCTAAAGCGGAATCTCACCGTGCAGTTCACCGTCAAGTCCGAACGCGGTCCGCCACACATGCGG GTGTTCATAACAGTGTGCACGGTGGGCGAGATGGAGACGGAGGGCGAGGGCAACGGCAAGAAGGTGTCCAAGCGTCGCGCGGCCGAGCGCATGCTGGAGGAGATGCGCCGGCGCTGGCCGCCCGCGCTGCTGCGGGCGCGGCCCCACGAGcgacgccgcgcgccgcccgccaaGAAGAAACCACGGAACCTAATCAAG GAGGGCGGCGGGGCGGCGGAGGCGGGCGGCGCGGACAACCCGATCTCGCGGCTGGCGTGCGCGCGGCACGCGGCACGCGCGCGCTCCCCGCAGTACCGCGTGCTGGAGgagcgcggcgccgcgcgccggAGGGAGTTCCTCGTGCAGTGCGACGCGCCGCCGCACCGCGCCACCGGCCTCGGGCCCAACAAGAAGACGGCCAAGCGGCGCGCCGCCCACA ACGTGTTACTAGCTATGGAGATGAACGGCGGCACGGAGGGGGCcgcgccggccgcgccgccGGACGCCGCCGTGCCCAccgacgccgccgccgcacccGGCGCCGCTGAACCCAAACGAAAG GAAGGCGAGGGTGGAGCCGCGGAGGTGCGGCAGCCGGTTCCCGGCGTGCTCATGATGGACTACCACTCGCGCTCCGGGCAGCCGCCACCGCCTAACG GCGTAAGTGAAGGCAGCGCGAcgggcggcgccggcggcaGCAGCCCCGGCGCCAAGGACCAGCTGATGTATCTCGCGCAGCTTCTCGGCTTCACTGTGCAGTTCTCTGACTTCCCCAAG CGCAACCACGGCGAGTACCTGTCGCTGGTGTCGCTGTCGACGGAGCCGCCGGTGATGTGCCACGGCGGCGGCCCCTCCACGCAGCACTCGCACGAGcagtgcgcgcgcgccgcgctccgcGCCCTCGCGCTCATGGGGCTCGACGCAGAGCCCAACGCGCACGCGCACACTGCACA GGCCCCGAGCGGGCTGCCGGGCGCCGCTGCGAAGCCCGCCATCAGCAGCGGCGGCGCCGAGTGA
- the LOC141438297 gene encoding double-stranded RNA-binding protein Staufen homolog 2-like isoform X1: MCLVNELARYNKIKHQYRLTSETGPAHKKVFTVTLRLGDTEEYTAEGSSIKRAQHSAASGALSATQFPPPPPRAPPAHAPNHAHQRHSGEKTPWFTVNKIPQARSGAVMPTVELNALAMKLCQPAIYTSIPPVAAPPRAAARRPPPFRASPVLPAPYQRVLAPALLYRVRVCVGDRAWLGEGGTPQAARHDAAARALHELRPPPDAPPPAPPQPATPNGDAGSDIMNSEVKSPVSLVHELALKRNLTVQFTVKSERGPPHMRVFITVCTVGEMETEGEGNGKKVSKRRAAERMLEEMRRRWPPALLRARPHERRRAPPAKKKPRNLIKEGGGAAEAGGADNPISRLACARHAARARSPQYRVLEERGAARRREFLVQCDAPPHRATGLGPNKKTAKRRAAHNVLLAMEMNGGTEGAAPAAPPDAAVPTDAAAAPGAAEPKRKEGEGGAAEVRQPVPGVLMMDYHSRSGQPPPPNGVSEGSATGGAGGSSPGAKDQLMYLAQLLGFTVQFSDFPKRNHGEYLSLVSLSTEPPVMCHGGGPSTQHSHEQCARAALRALALMGLDAEPNAHAHTAQAPSGLPGAAAKPAISSGGAE; encoded by the exons ATGTGCCTGGTCAATGAACTGGCCAGGTACAATAAG ATTAAGCACCAATATCGCCTCACATCAGAGACAGGACCAGCTCACAAAAAAGTATTCACAGTAACACTCCGCCTGGGTGATACTGAAGAATACACAGCTGAG GGTTCGTCAATAAAGCGCGCGCAGCACTCGGCGGCGAGCGGCGCGCTGTCCGCGACCCAGttcccgccgccgccgccgcgcgcgccgcccgcgcacgcGCCCAACCACGCGCACCAGCGACACTCAGGTGAAAAAACACCTTGGTTCACGGTCAATAAAATACCACAAGCTCGTAGCG GCGCGGTGATGCCGACAGTGGAGCTGAATGCCCTAGCCATGAAGCTGTGCCAGCCGGCGATCTACACGTCGATCCCGCCGGTGGCGGCGCCGCCCCgcgcggccgcgcgccgcccgcccccgTTCCGCGCCTCGCCCGTGCTGCCCGCGCCCTACCAGCGAGTGCTGGCGCCCGCGCTGCTCTACCGCGTTAGAGTGTGCGTGGGAGACAG GGCGTGGCTGGGCGAGGGCGGCACGCCGCAGGCGGCGCGGCAcgacgcggcggcgcgcgcgctgcacgAGCTGCGGCCGCCGCCcgacgcgccgccgcccgcgccgccgcagcCCGCCACACCCAACG GCGACGCGGGTTCGGACATTATGAACTCGGAGGTGAAGTCGCCTGTGTCACTGGTACATGAGCTGGCGCTAAAGCGGAATCTCACCGTGCAGTTCACCGTCAAGTCCGAACGCGGTCCGCCACACATGCGG GTGTTCATAACAGTGTGCACGGTGGGCGAGATGGAGACGGAGGGCGAGGGCAACGGCAAGAAGGTGTCCAAGCGTCGCGCGGCCGAGCGCATGCTGGAGGAGATGCGCCGGCGCTGGCCGCCCGCGCTGCTGCGGGCGCGGCCCCACGAGcgacgccgcgcgccgcccgccaaGAAGAAACCACGGAACCTAATCAAG GAGGGCGGCGGGGCGGCGGAGGCGGGCGGCGCGGACAACCCGATCTCGCGGCTGGCGTGCGCGCGGCACGCGGCACGCGCGCGCTCCCCGCAGTACCGCGTGCTGGAGgagcgcggcgccgcgcgccggAGGGAGTTCCTCGTGCAGTGCGACGCGCCGCCGCACCGCGCCACCGGCCTCGGGCCCAACAAGAAGACGGCCAAGCGGCGCGCCGCCCACA ACGTGTTACTAGCTATGGAGATGAACGGCGGCACGGAGGGGGCcgcgccggccgcgccgccGGACGCCGCCGTGCCCAccgacgccgccgccgcacccGGCGCCGCTGAACCCAAACGAAAG GAAGGCGAGGGTGGAGCCGCGGAGGTGCGGCAGCCGGTTCCCGGCGTGCTCATGATGGACTACCACTCGCGCTCCGGGCAGCCGCCACCGCCTAACG GCGTAAGTGAAGGCAGCGCGAcgggcggcgccggcggcaGCAGCCCCGGCGCCAAGGACCAGCTGATGTATCTCGCGCAGCTTCTCGGCTTCACTGTGCAGTTCTCTGACTTCCCCAAG CGCAACCACGGCGAGTACCTGTCGCTGGTGTCGCTGTCGACGGAGCCGCCGGTGATGTGCCACGGCGGCGGCCCCTCCACGCAGCACTCGCACGAGcagtgcgcgcgcgccgcgctccgcGCCCTCGCGCTCATGGGGCTCGACGCAGAGCCCAACGCGCACGCGCACACTGCACA GGCCCCGAGCGGGCTGCCGGGCGCCGCTGCGAAGCCCGCCATCAGCAGCGGCGGCGCCGAGTGA